From Granulicella sp. WH15, the proteins below share one genomic window:
- the polA gene encoding DNA polymerase I, translated as MSETTSKPPIYLLDSMAFIFRAYHAMQRQRPMSTRTGIPTAATYVFVNMINKLRKDFQPQYLAAIYDVGAPLHRNELAGQLKDVQKFNIKTQAFEAVEYGGYKANRAETPPDLIQQQPYIRRALEAFRIPILYYEGFEADDVLGTLSCQLSALGHHVYVVSPDKDMMQLVNAGVSILNPTKENLVLDPAKVEEVLGVPPERVVDVMALRGDSIDNIPGAPGIGDKGSVELIQTFGTVEAALDRAAEVKKKTYRESLQNNRENILLSKELVTIHTTVPIVYSLDEMRTQPVDNAACRDLFTELEFTTLLKELAPSVDNTVLTYSLKPSPAEIATLLAEARTTGLALAVFEDARALSEEVAADSSDTESEPPPAENMSLFGITPEPEAPAPTPQDLTLRLGLATSPTAAIEVPLDAPGIRAALTDPALPKQVHDLKAVLRALSPHGVELAGPITDVMLLSYLVNPTHGSHTLPDIAARATSRALIHQPTKDNPADPNRLPEAAAAIVRLAEALATQVAEAAPVQHQIPEDKPELGGAVTTEMLFPEKAEAPQKASEDHSLLNVYTTIDLPLVPVLLRMEQTGVRIDPVFLSDMSSRLAVEVDNLAERIYTDSGHRFNINSPKQLGEILFNQMGLPKPMKYGKGKVVSTAQDVLEELAENHPIAALVIEHRQLQKLKGTYLDALPQLADSEGRIHTTFNQVGTATGRLSSINPNLQNIPTRTPLGREIRAAFIAAPGNLLMSADYSQIELRLMAHFSQDPLLLNAYRTGQDIHTLTAAEVFGVDAATMDKETRARAKAVNFGIVYGISPFGLAAQLGIDQKVARTYIETYFERYQGVRRFIDELLETVRREQAVRTHFGRIRPIPDIGSRNPNMRGFAERTAVNTPLQGTAADLIKLAMITLDRKLTERKLKSKMTLQVHDELLFDVVPEEAEELQALVKHEMEHVAEFSIPIVAEVGLGQNWRDIK; from the coding sequence ATGTCTGAAACTACCTCCAAGCCGCCGATCTACCTGCTCGACTCGATGGCCTTCATCTTCCGCGCTTACCACGCGATGCAGCGGCAGCGCCCCATGTCCACGCGCACCGGCATCCCCACCGCGGCCACGTACGTCTTCGTCAACATGATCAACAAGCTGCGCAAGGACTTCCAGCCCCAGTACCTCGCGGCTATCTACGACGTCGGCGCCCCCCTGCACCGCAACGAGCTGGCCGGACAGCTCAAGGACGTGCAGAAGTTCAACATCAAGACCCAGGCCTTCGAGGCCGTCGAGTACGGCGGCTACAAGGCCAACCGTGCCGAGACCCCGCCCGATCTCATCCAGCAGCAGCCCTACATCCGCCGCGCGCTCGAGGCCTTCCGCATCCCCATCCTCTACTACGAGGGCTTCGAGGCCGACGACGTCCTCGGCACGCTCTCCTGCCAGCTCTCGGCGCTCGGCCACCACGTCTACGTGGTCTCGCCCGACAAAGACATGATGCAGCTCGTCAACGCGGGCGTCTCCATCCTGAACCCCACCAAGGAGAACCTCGTCCTCGACCCCGCCAAGGTGGAGGAAGTGCTGGGCGTGCCGCCCGAGCGCGTGGTGGACGTGATGGCCCTGCGCGGCGACTCGATCGACAACATCCCCGGTGCGCCCGGCATCGGCGACAAGGGCTCGGTCGAACTCATCCAGACCTTCGGCACCGTCGAGGCCGCGCTCGACCGCGCCGCCGAGGTGAAGAAGAAAACGTATCGGGAATCGTTACAAAATAACCGCGAGAACATCCTCCTCTCGAAGGAGCTGGTAACGATCCACACCACGGTTCCCATCGTCTACTCGCTCGACGAGATGCGCACCCAGCCGGTCGATAACGCCGCCTGCCGCGACCTCTTCACCGAGCTGGAGTTCACGACGCTGCTCAAGGAACTGGCCCCGTCGGTCGACAACACGGTCCTCACCTACAGCCTCAAGCCCAGCCCCGCCGAGATCGCCACTCTCCTCGCCGAAGCCCGCACCACCGGCCTCGCCCTGGCGGTCTTCGAAGACGCCCGCGCCCTCTCCGAGGAGGTTGCAGCCGACTCCAGCGACACCGAATCCGAGCCGCCTCCAGCCGAAAACATGTCCCTCTTCGGCATCACGCCCGAGCCGGAGGCCCCCGCGCCGACGCCGCAAGACCTCACCCTCCGCCTGGGCCTCGCCACCTCCCCCACCGCCGCCATCGAAGTCCCCCTCGACGCCCCCGGCATCCGCGCCGCCCTCACCGACCCCGCTCTCCCCAAGCAGGTCCACGACCTCAAAGCCGTCCTCCGCGCCCTGTCCCCGCACGGCGTCGAGCTGGCCGGCCCCATCACCGACGTGATGCTCCTGAGCTACCTCGTCAACCCCACCCACGGCTCGCATACCCTGCCCGACATCGCCGCCCGCGCCACCAGCCGCGCCCTCATCCACCAGCCGACGAAGGACAACCCCGCCGATCCCAACCGCCTGCCCGAGGCCGCCGCGGCCATCGTCCGCCTCGCCGAAGCCCTCGCCACCCAGGTAGCCGAGGCCGCGCCGGTCCAGCACCAGATCCCCGAGGATAAGCCCGAACTGGGAGGAGCCGTCACCACGGAGATGCTCTTCCCGGAGAAGGCTGAGGCTCCTCAAAAAGCCTCCGAAGACCACTCCCTCCTCAACGTCTACACCACCATCGACCTCCCCTTGGTCCCGGTCCTGCTACGCATGGAGCAGACCGGCGTTCGCATCGACCCGGTCTTCCTGAGCGATATGTCCTCCCGCCTCGCAGTCGAGGTCGACAACCTCGCCGAGCGCATCTACACCGACTCCGGCCACCGCTTCAACATCAACTCCCCCAAGCAGCTCGGCGAGATCCTCTTCAACCAGATGGGCCTGCCCAAGCCGATGAAGTACGGCAAGGGCAAGGTCGTCTCCACCGCGCAGGACGTGCTCGAAGAGCTGGCCGAAAACCATCCCATCGCGGCGCTGGTCATCGAGCACCGCCAGCTCCAGAAGCTCAAGGGCACCTACCTCGACGCGCTCCCGCAGCTAGCCGATTCCGAAGGCCGCATCCACACCACCTTCAACCAGGTCGGCACCGCCACGGGCCGTTTGTCTTCGATCAACCCGAACCTGCAAAACATTCCTACGCGCACCCCCCTCGGCCGTGAGATCCGCGCCGCCTTCATCGCGGCTCCCGGCAACCTGCTGATGAGCGCCGACTACTCGCAGATCGAGCTGCGCCTGATGGCCCACTTCAGCCAGGACCCGCTGCTGCTCAACGCCTACCGCACCGGCCAGGATATTCATACCTTGACCGCCGCCGAGGTCTTCGGCGTCGACGCGGCCACCATGGACAAGGAGACCCGCGCCCGCGCCAAGGCCGTCAACTTCGGCATCGTCTACGGCATCAGCCCCTTCGGTCTGGCGGCGCAGCTCGGCATCGACCAGAAGGTCGCCCGCACCTACATCGAGACCTACTTCGAGCGTTACCAGGGCGTCCGCCGCTTCATAGACGAGCTGCTCGAAACGGTCCGCCGCGAGCAAGCCGTGCGCACGCACTTCGGCCGCATCCGCCCCATCCCGGACATTGGCTCGCGCAACCCCAACATGCGCGGCTTCGCCGAGCGCACGGCGGTCAACACGCCGCTGCAAGGCACCGCCGCCGACCTCATCAAGCTGGCGATGATCACCCTCGACCGCAAGCTCACCGAGCGCAAGCTGAAGTCGAAGATGACCCTCCAGGTCCACGACGAGCTGCTCTTCGACGTAGTCCCCGAAGAGGCCGAGGAGCTACAGGCCCTGGTCAAGCACGAGATGGAGCACGTAGCCGAGTTCTCCATTCCCATCGTCGCCGAGGTGGGCCTCGGCCAGAACTGGCGCGACATCAAATAA
- a CDS encoding DUF4188 domain-containing protein has translation MAAKVNRQTVDLSQYPDLVVVYLGMRVNRLTGVKTLLGFGPRIADSVAARPEGLLLHENFVFSLFPMHVGMRQYWRDMDSLLGWTRSEPHREWWRGFLRDSGGTGFWHETYLMRGGMEAIYDDVPEPIGFMRFAPVVAARGAMFGAARRVKSEGAEAVVSEEDLYN, from the coding sequence ATGGCCGCCAAGGTGAATCGCCAGACTGTAGACCTCTCGCAGTATCCGGATCTCGTTGTGGTTTACCTGGGGATGCGGGTGAATCGGCTAACCGGGGTGAAGACGCTGCTGGGGTTTGGGCCGAGGATTGCCGATTCTGTCGCTGCGCGGCCCGAGGGATTATTGCTGCACGAGAACTTCGTTTTTTCCCTCTTTCCGATGCACGTGGGGATGCGCCAGTACTGGCGGGATATGGACTCGCTGCTGGGGTGGACGCGGTCGGAGCCGCATCGGGAGTGGTGGAGGGGGTTTCTGAGGGACTCGGGTGGGACGGGGTTCTGGCATGAGACATACCTCATGCGCGGCGGGATGGAGGCGATCTATGACGATGTGCCTGAGCCGATTGGGTTTATGAGGTTTGCTCCGGTGGTGGCGGCGCGCGGGGCGATGTTTGGGGCGGCGAGGCGGGTGAAGTCGGAGGGGGCTGAAGCTGTTGTTAGTGAAGAAGATCTCTACAACTGA
- a CDS encoding tetratricopeptide repeat protein gives MADQYGMLKVGRNALYFAGLTYMDAGQNQSAEDTFKKVADGHDSELGALGKLSLAQLYRQTGRDPQAIDLLQALTNKPTTTVPAGLAQLQLAELYTAEGKTDQARKIYAQLKDKDAKGPAGMIAAQKLNPAPAGGLGGPQQ, from the coding sequence GTGGCTGACCAGTACGGCATGTTGAAGGTGGGCCGTAACGCCCTCTACTTCGCAGGTCTCACCTACATGGACGCGGGCCAGAACCAGTCCGCGGAGGACACCTTCAAGAAAGTTGCTGACGGCCATGACAGTGAACTGGGTGCGCTGGGCAAGCTCTCGCTGGCGCAGCTCTATCGCCAGACGGGCCGCGACCCCCAGGCTATCGACCTGCTTCAGGCCCTGACGAACAAGCCCACCACGACGGTCCCCGCCGGACTCGCTCAGTTGCAGCTTGCCGAGCTGTACACCGCCGAGGGCAAGACCGACCAGGCCCGCAAGATCTACGCGCAGCTCAAGGACAAGGACGCCAAGGGACCGGCAGGCATGATCGCTGCCCAGAAGCTGAACCCGGCTCCGGCAGGCGGGTTGGGCGGTCCTCAGCAGTAA
- a CDS encoding MmcQ/YjbR family DNA-binding protein produces the protein MPQRERHEVLYRGRMNVETTRAFLLSLPHVVETRQWGGALVYWVGDKAIGGKMCAILNPDAISGGEESVFRLVTYPTTPEHFAELVEIEGIRPAKYLARVSWVSVHRWDVFRTSEWQQELRAAHALKLAKLPPKTQKVLALPKADQKRIIAEQRKLLAAREAQKAAAKGASESRARRRTGPGS, from the coding sequence ATGCCGCAACGAGAACGGCACGAAGTGCTTTATCGTGGACGCATGAACGTCGAGACCACCCGCGCCTTCCTGCTCTCGCTGCCGCACGTCGTCGAAACCCGTCAGTGGGGCGGCGCACTCGTCTACTGGGTGGGCGACAAGGCCATCGGCGGCAAGATGTGTGCGATTCTGAACCCAGATGCCATCAGCGGAGGCGAGGAATCGGTCTTCCGTCTTGTCACTTATCCCACCACGCCCGAGCACTTCGCCGAGCTGGTCGAGATCGAGGGCATCCGCCCGGCCAAGTATCTGGCCCGAGTCTCCTGGGTATCGGTCCACCGCTGGGACGTCTTCCGTACCTCCGAGTGGCAGCAGGAGCTGCGCGCCGCCCATGCGCTGAAGCTGGCGAAGTTGCCGCCCAAGACCCAGAAGGTACTGGCTCTGCCCAAAGCCGATCAGAAACGCATCATCGCCGAGCAGCGCAAGCTGCTAGCCGCCAGAGAAGCCCAAAAGGCCGCCGCCAAAGGCGCTAGTGAATCTCGGGCGCGGCGTCGAACAGGCCCCGGAAGCTGA
- a CDS encoding DoxX family membrane protein — MKIATLIARVLLGAVFLFFGLNNILFFLHMPAPTGDAGTFAGLLIATKYMTFVALLQVIAGVLLLVGRFVPLALVILGPILVNILLFHFLIAHGGAAAGLLATVLELYLIFVYRLSFRGLFDAAPEIH; from the coding sequence ATGAAGATTGCCACACTCATCGCGCGGGTTCTGCTCGGAGCTGTCTTTCTGTTCTTTGGGCTGAACAATATCCTGTTCTTCCTCCACATGCCTGCGCCCACCGGCGATGCGGGCACCTTCGCGGGGCTGCTGATCGCGACCAAGTACATGACCTTTGTGGCGCTGCTGCAGGTGATCGCCGGGGTACTGCTGCTGGTGGGGCGCTTTGTGCCGCTGGCGCTGGTAATCCTGGGGCCGATCCTGGTCAATATCCTGCTCTTCCACTTTCTGATCGCGCACGGCGGCGCTGCGGCGGGCCTCCTTGCGACCGTGCTGGAGCTATACCTGATCTTCGTCTACCGGCTCAGCTTCCGGGGCCTGTTCGACGCCGCGCCCGAGATTCACTAG
- a CDS encoding SDR family oxidoreductase, whose translation MSIALSLAGKVALITGGSRGIGAATVRLFHQAGARVVFSYQSAADRAAALVAECGGPEHTCAVQQDLATPEDGRALIQAAVDAFGTLDCLIVNHGVWPAHDQPIATMLDTQWRSTLSINLDSVFGLVQAGVVAMLANDRQVKGHIVLIASTAAQRGEAFHADYAASKGALLSLTKSLSSELAAQGIYANCVAPGWVATEMSAAALSDPVASKKATSLIPLGRVGSVEEIAGPVLFLCTPLAGFISGEIFNVNGGAVLVG comes from the coding sequence ATGAGCATCGCACTTTCGTTAGCAGGCAAGGTTGCCCTCATCACCGGCGGCTCGCGCGGCATCGGAGCCGCCACCGTCCGGCTCTTCCACCAGGCTGGGGCCAGGGTCGTCTTCAGCTACCAGAGCGCCGCCGACCGCGCCGCGGCCCTGGTCGCCGAGTGCGGCGGCCCGGAGCATACCTGCGCCGTCCAGCAGGATCTGGCTACCCCGGAAGACGGACGTGCCCTTATTCAGGCCGCCGTCGACGCCTTCGGCACGCTGGACTGCCTCATCGTCAACCACGGCGTCTGGCCAGCGCATGACCAGCCCATCGCCACCATGCTCGACACCCAGTGGCGGTCTACGCTGTCCATCAATCTCGACAGCGTCTTCGGACTTGTGCAGGCGGGCGTCGTCGCCATGCTGGCCAACGATCGGCAGGTGAAGGGCCACATCGTCCTCATCGCCTCCACCGCCGCCCAGCGCGGCGAGGCCTTTCACGCCGACTACGCCGCCAGCAAGGGCGCGCTCCTCTCCCTGACCAAGAGCCTCTCCAGCGAGCTGGCCGCGCAGGGCATCTACGCCAACTGCGTCGCCCCCGGCTGGGTCGCGACGGAGATGTCCGCCGCAGCCCTCAGCGATCCGGTCGCGTCTAAGAAAGCGACGTCGCTCATCCCGCTGGGCCGCGTCGGCTCGGTCGAGGAGATCGCCGGTCCGGTGCTCTTCCTCTGCACCCCGCTGGCGGGCTTCATCTCGGGTGAGATCTTCAACGTCAACGGCGGAGCGGTTTTAGTCGGATAA
- a CDS encoding sigma 54-interacting transcriptional regulator: MHTPESNSSSRSQPRIFAFEPNRRVLQYIEETLGTSFSLHQFDQEQAFLDAFDSIGEPDLSVFAWKGVKTCAAMLQTLRGLSSSAGILLLTTGAEAQEIATAIELGATGFLQKPFSRQDLILAVQAQLPDERPEAAPAATAAPHDTTTTDLGDGTYFVRVSSRMRELESQARLVARSDIPILILGESGTGKEILAKYTHASSYRAKKMFLKVNCAAMPAELLESELFGHEQGAFTGAVRSKPGKFEICEGGSIFLDEIGEMPAVLQAKLLHVLQDGTYSRLGGRAPMKSNVRVIAATNIDIKTSMANKTFREDLYYRLNGFTLALPPLRERRDEIPTFARHFLEKGAAKYKRPAPALSDILLSALGDHTWPGNLRELENVMNRYLVIGDERSIIAELTSYAASRASDSPPNPPTTDGLKQLVRTLKGSAESAAIASMLEETKWNRKMAASKMQISYKALLYKIKQYDLAPRQMESQRIPTAPGPSSIQS; encoded by the coding sequence ATGCACACTCCTGAGTCCAATAGCAGTAGCCGCAGCCAGCCGCGCATCTTTGCGTTCGAACCCAATCGGCGTGTGCTGCAATATATCGAAGAGACGCTCGGAACGAGTTTTTCCCTGCATCAGTTCGACCAGGAGCAGGCGTTCCTCGATGCGTTCGACTCCATCGGGGAGCCGGATCTGTCGGTGTTCGCCTGGAAGGGCGTGAAGACCTGCGCGGCGATGTTGCAGACGCTTCGGGGACTCAGCTCCTCTGCGGGCATCCTGCTGCTGACCACCGGGGCCGAGGCGCAGGAGATCGCCACCGCCATTGAGCTTGGAGCCACGGGATTTCTCCAAAAGCCCTTCTCCCGGCAGGACTTGATCCTCGCGGTTCAGGCGCAGCTGCCGGACGAGCGCCCCGAGGCCGCTCCTGCCGCCACCGCAGCCCCTCACGACACCACCACCACCGACCTCGGCGACGGCACCTACTTTGTCCGCGTAAGCAGCCGTATGCGCGAGCTGGAGTCGCAGGCCCGTCTGGTCGCGCGCTCGGATATCCCAATCCTGATCCTCGGCGAGAGCGGCACCGGCAAGGAGATTCTGGCCAAGTACACGCACGCCTCCTCCTATCGCGCCAAGAAGATGTTCCTGAAGGTGAACTGCGCCGCCATGCCCGCCGAGCTGCTGGAGAGCGAGCTCTTCGGCCACGAGCAGGGAGCCTTTACCGGCGCGGTGCGGAGCAAACCCGGCAAGTTCGAGATCTGCGAGGGCGGCTCCATCTTCCTCGACGAGATCGGCGAGATGCCCGCCGTCCTGCAGGCCAAGCTGCTGCACGTTCTGCAGGATGGAACGTACTCGCGCCTGGGTGGCCGCGCGCCGATGAAATCCAACGTGCGGGTGATCGCCGCGACCAATATCGACATCAAAACTTCGATGGCGAACAAAACCTTCCGCGAAGACCTCTACTACCGTCTGAACGGATTCACCCTGGCGCTGCCGCCCCTGCGCGAGCGGCGCGACGAGATCCCGACCTTTGCCCGGCACTTCCTTGAAAAAGGTGCCGCGAAGTACAAGCGCCCCGCCCCTGCTCTCTCTGACATTCTCCTCTCCGCTCTCGGCGATCACACCTGGCCGGGTAACCTGCGGGAGCTGGAGAATGTAATGAACCGCTACCTGGTCATCGGGGACGAGCGCTCCATCATCGCCGAACTCACCTCCTACGCGGCCTCGCGCGCCAGCGATTCCCCGCCGAATCCCCCAACGACAGACGGGCTGAAGCAGCTCGTCCGCACATTGAAGGGTTCGGCCGAATCGGCGGCAATCGCCAGTATGCTTGAGGAGACAAAATGGAATCGCAAAATGGCGGCGTCAAAGATGCAGATCAGCTACAAGGCGCTCCTCTACAAGATCAAGCAGTACGACCTGGCGCCGCGGCAGATGGAGTCGCAAAGGATACCGACCGCGCCCGGCCCATCTTCCATCCAGTCGTAA
- a CDS encoding sigma-54 dependent transcriptional regulator — MQLLLGRTPVMQEVKRKIELVAKADVPVLLQGESGTGKEVCARLIHAMSPRSRHSLVKVSCPAIPRDLLESELFGYEKGAFTGANVTKQGRVEQAHLGTLILDEVGSLDMFVQATLLQLLQDGTFTRVGGDETRRISTRVISIANQDLRRQVSEGTFRLDLLYRINAVTISLPPLRQRVEDLPELIEHFSQMHSQAFQMEKRPFSKDLLRMMYAYDWPGNIRQLDNLVRCHILLGNEDLLVAEMTPRPSGADLVSAEIDISKPIALKQITKKATQHLERQIITKVLQANGWNRQKTAKWLQISYRSLLYKLSEAENAAAEAAAEERILPPPSPRNESESSPYRTMLEIPG; from the coding sequence ATGCAGTTGCTTCTGGGCCGTACGCCCGTGATGCAAGAAGTAAAACGAAAGATTGAGCTGGTGGCCAAGGCCGATGTTCCCGTACTGCTGCAAGGAGAGAGCGGCACGGGGAAGGAGGTGTGCGCGCGGCTGATCCATGCCATGTCGCCGCGTTCGCGCCACTCGCTGGTGAAGGTCAGTTGTCCGGCGATTCCGCGCGATCTGCTGGAGTCCGAGCTGTTCGGGTACGAGAAGGGCGCGTTTACCGGCGCCAATGTGACCAAGCAGGGGCGCGTGGAGCAGGCTCATCTGGGCACGCTGATCCTAGACGAGGTCGGCAGCCTCGATATGTTTGTGCAGGCGACGCTGCTGCAACTGTTGCAGGATGGCACGTTTACGCGTGTGGGCGGAGATGAGACCCGCAGGATCTCGACGCGGGTGATCTCGATCGCCAACCAGGACCTGCGCCGCCAGGTCTCCGAGGGGACGTTTCGCCTGGACCTGCTGTACCGCATCAATGCGGTGACGATTTCGCTGCCTCCACTGCGGCAGCGCGTGGAGGACCTGCCGGAGCTGATCGAGCACTTCTCGCAGATGCACTCGCAGGCCTTCCAGATGGAGAAGCGTCCGTTCTCCAAAGACCTGCTGCGGATGATGTATGCCTACGACTGGCCGGGCAATATCCGCCAACTGGATAACCTGGTGCGCTGCCATATCCTGCTGGGCAATGAGGATCTCCTGGTGGCGGAGATGACGCCGCGCCCCTCCGGAGCGGATCTGGTGAGTGCGGAGATCGACATCAGCAAGCCGATTGCGTTGAAGCAGATCACCAAGAAGGCAACGCAGCACCTGGAGCGGCAGATCATCACCAAGGTGCTGCAGGCCAATGGGTGGAATCGGCAGAAGACTGCGAAGTGGCTGCAGATCAGCTATCGCTCGCTGCTTTACAAATTGAGCGAGGCGGAGAATGCGGCAGCGGAGGCGGCCGCCGAGGAGCGCATACTGCCGCCACCGTCTCCGAGGAACGAAAGCGAGTCGTCGCCGTACAGAACGATGCTGGAGATTCCCGGCTGA
- a CDS encoding glycosyltransferase codes for MRTQTPACCIAYTTDSTYLFPTFVSAVQARQFSSPGKADVVIFCFDMTAEAEAAFAPACDREGVRLIPVSSALLEGESIMLARLFLNDFAPAEYSQYLYIDGDTQIGGSLDPLIDAEVPAGHFMAANDPMTFLLADNGPMSKDLNAHLASIGLTPEQGFSYFNSGVLRINRDGWESMGADSWNHFRQHGKPRFPDQDSLNVVAGSRRLPMSLAWNFPIFMRNSRVEGRIQPRITHFMSSPKPWHGSFAPWTSAAVEPYKAALSRYPELTKFNMTMSLRSRAFYQLQQRRKQVLETLTWGFSQRRERILSYQSSCAV; via the coding sequence TGCAGGCGCGACAGTTTTCCTCGCCCGGCAAAGCCGACGTCGTCATCTTCTGCTTCGACATGACGGCCGAGGCCGAGGCCGCTTTCGCACCCGCCTGCGACCGCGAGGGCGTACGCCTCATCCCGGTCAGCAGCGCGTTGCTCGAGGGCGAGTCCATCATGCTGGCGCGGCTCTTCCTCAACGACTTCGCCCCCGCCGAGTACAGCCAGTACCTCTATATCGACGGCGACACGCAGATCGGCGGCTCGCTCGATCCGCTGATCGACGCGGAGGTTCCAGCCGGTCACTTTATGGCCGCGAACGATCCCATGACCTTTCTGCTCGCGGATAACGGGCCGATGAGCAAGGACCTCAACGCGCATCTCGCCTCCATCGGCCTCACGCCCGAGCAGGGGTTCTCCTACTTCAACAGCGGCGTTCTTCGCATCAATCGCGACGGCTGGGAGAGCATGGGCGCGGACTCGTGGAACCACTTCCGCCAGCACGGCAAGCCGCGCTTTCCCGATCAGGACTCGCTGAACGTCGTTGCGGGAAGCCGCCGTCTGCCCATGTCGCTGGCGTGGAACTTCCCTATCTTCATGCGGAACTCGCGCGTCGAAGGGCGGATTCAGCCGCGGATCACGCACTTCATGTCCAGCCCGAAGCCGTGGCATGGGAGCTTCGCCCCGTGGACCAGCGCGGCGGTCGAGCCGTACAAGGCTGCGCTCAGCAGGTATCCCGAGCTTACGAAGTTCAATATGACGATGTCGTTGCGCAGCCGGGCGTTTTATCAGTTGCAGCAGCGCCGCAAGCAGGTTCTCGAGACACTGACCTGGGGCTTCAGCCAGCGGAGAGAGCGCATCCTGAGCTACCAAAGCTCCTGCGCCGTCTAG